The bacterium region ATTCAGGGCTGGAAATCGATGCGCTTGACGGAAAACCCGGACCACTTTCTGCAAGATACGGAGGTGAAGAACTTCCGCATAAGGATAAGTGTAGTCTAATACTTAAAGAGTTAGGTAACTTACCCATTTACGATAGAACTGCACGTTTCAGGGCAACCCTAGCATTACTGGAAGGTGATGGGGGCGGTTTTGTGGCTTTTGAAGGAGTTCTTGAAGGCTGGATTGCTTTCGAATACAAAGGAAATGAAGGCTTCGGTTATGACCCGATTTTCATACCTCAGGGATTTTCAAGGACTAATGCGGAACTGGGAATGCAGATAAAGAACCGCATCAGTCACCGGGCAAAGGCGATAAGAAAGCTTGCAGAGTATCTGAAAAAGACACATTGACTCCCTGGCAAGGACGGCTATAATTCAAGTCTACAAGAAGTGATTAATTGAATGATTATCTTCTCTCCAGTTCAGCTTTGCTGAACTGGTACAAAGAG contains the following coding sequences:
- the rdgB gene encoding RdgB/HAM1 family non-canonical purine NTP pyrophosphatase yields the protein MHSKLLVATSNQGKLKEFKSILGGIIEVVSPAELFFRDIDVKEGSDYLENARKKAETYRSQFPGLICGEDSGLEIDALDGKPGPLSARYGGEELPHKDKCSLILKELGNLPIYDRTARFRATLALLEGDGGGFVAFEGVLEGWIAFEYKGNEGFGYDPIFIPQGFSRTNAELGMQIKNRISHRAKAIRKLAEYLKKTH